A genomic segment from Bufo bufo chromosome 8, aBufBuf1.1, whole genome shotgun sequence encodes:
- the EHMT1 gene encoding histone-lysine N-methyltransferase EHMT1 isoform X6 — MQHLGVELQTPSSCPARSHQSRVGVSKVESRKDLLKDITNSKEEVTDVMAGDENLPEKVGDTNGSCERTDSKEHTVSPHGGQDSTKLHNQDPNYKPCWVAENGICERDPGDLRQHPLKINSPMQTSVVGSNGYILNKSVGHQQQLRTSSSSPLSGHAAKTLPGAALKTKAASNVYVPTAPSPPQVGDQVQDESPKLTDSSVSDSKIHRARKTLPRSPCSSPVHKDSSESSEQMESMEDSAAKNGLESGNQLPVHQSSTTQELLPQGQSCVSSAKPQSASAASRKKKRRMGTYSLVPKKKTKILKQRTVLEMFKNMSNSSSSPKSDRDSEAPHMNGENVDMDSEEEYSEEPEEEDYNSGEQSVSENQEDDSASKDVTAETDSLKKVDDMESEVDEEAESMESQEEEEEEDDDESDLSSESSLQRKNQKKEKGHADSPWMKKNERTKGQSETKPNPPLAGEGDVQDTNTEYTEVSLDSLDLQVKEILSPQSKGLSNGSETTEVDGLQGIPLCSCRMETPKEDEVTATAEDRCMAVESTDQELSRCTTEVIKYELMRPSNKVHHLVLCEDHRGKMVKHQCCPGCGYFCTAGTFMECQPETSISHRFHKPCATQVNNASYCPHCGEEISKAKEVTIAKADTTSTVCTVADAPTEDVPTEGQADTTTESDFTAQKAADDSKTDVPAPQSCEVSEAHAAGKSPVLSQGPVKETLESALLALDSEKDNVSSISRPKKLRFHPKQLYFSARQGELQKVLMMLVDGIDPNFKMEQHGRRTPLHAAAEMGHTDICHLLVQAGANLDNCSEDQRTPLMDAAENNHLETAKYLVKAGALLDPKDAEGSTGLHLAAKKGHYDMVKYLLTSDQMDVSCQEENICLHWAAFAGSVEIAEILLASKCDLKAVNIHGDSPLHIAARENRYECVTLFLDHGAEVSLKNKEGETPLECCSPNSQVWTVLKKSSNSSEKSKQEEVVMNRDISRGYENVPIPCINGEDSESCPINYKYVSQNCVTSPLNVDRNITHLQYCVCIDDCSSSNCMCSQLSMRCWYDKSGRLLPEFNMLEPPLIFECNHACSCWRNCRNRVVQNGLKVRLQMFRTKNMGWGVRSLQEIPMGTFVCEYAGELISDTEADVREEDTYLFDLDNKDGEVYCIDARFYGNISRFINHLCEPNLLPVRVFMSHQDLRFPRIAFFSSRQIHAGEQIGFDYGDRFWDIKSKLFSCCCGSPKCKHPVMKVTPQCQPATPTEVPQENGLPDTSSTTTHSLC; from the exons ATGCAACACCTGGGGGTAGAGCTACAGACTCCATCGTCGTGTCCTGCAAGAAGCCATCAGTCT CGGGTTGGCGTAAGCAAAGTGGAATCCAGAAAGGATCTGCTGAAAGACATTACGAACAGCAAGGAAGAAG TGACAGATGTCATGGCAGGGGACGAAAACTTGCCCGAAAAAGTCGGCGACACTAATGGATCTTGCGAGAGAACTGACTCGAAGGAGCACACGGTATCCCCACATGGTGGGCAGGACAGCACAAAACTGCATAATCAGGACCCTAATTACAAACCCTGTTGGGTGGCGGAGAACGGCATCTGTGAAAGAGACCCGGGAGACCTCCGACAACACCCGCTGAAAATAAACAGtcccatgcagacttctgtggtggGGAGCAATGGATATATATTAAACAAATCTGTTGGCCATCAACAGCAATTACGGACCTCAAGCTCCTCTCCGCTAAGCGGCCACGCTGCAAAGACTCTTCCCGGAGCTGCCCTCAAGACTAAAGCGGCCTCCAATGTATATGTACCCACAGCCCCTTCTCCCCCTCAGGTGGGAGACCAAGTTCAAGACGAGAGCCCAAAGCTAACGGATTCTTCTGTGTCCGACTCGAAAATTCACAGGGCGCGGAAAACCCTGCCAAGGTCCCCCTGCAGTTCG CCTGTACATAAGGATTCCAGTGAGTCGTCAGAGCAGATGGAAAGCatggaagactctgctgccaaaaACGGTTTGGAGAGTGGGAATCAGTTGCCCGTACATCAGTCCAGCACAACACAAGAGCTTCTACCTCAGGGTCAGAGCTGTGTCTCGTCAGCAAAGCCGCAGTCAG CTTCTGCGGCATCTCGGAAAAAGAAGCGACGGATGGGAACGTACAGTCTGGTCCCGAAAAAGAAGACCAAAATATTGAAGCAGAGAACGGTCCTGGAGATGTTCAAGAACATGTCAAATTCATCTTCGAGTCCAAAG AGCGACAGGGATTCTGAGGCTCCTCACATGAATGGAGAAAACGTAGACATGGATTCAGAAGAGGAATACTCCGAGGAGCCGGAGGAAGAGGATTATAACAGTGGGGAACAAAGTgtctctgaaaaccaagaggacgACAGTGCTTCCAAAGACGTCACAGCGGAGACCGACAGCCTGAAGAAG GTGGATGACATGGAATCTGAAGTGGATGAGGAGGCTGAGTCCATGGAGtcccaagaggaagaggaggaagaagatgatGATGAATCAGATTTA AGCTCAGAATCCAGTTTACAGAGGAAGAATCAGAAAAAGGAAAAAGGCCATGCCGATAGTCCGTGGATGAAAAAGAACGAGAGGACGAAAGGGCAAAGCGAAACAAAGCCTAACCCACCCCTTG CTGGTGAAGGTGACGTCCAGGACACCAACACAGAGTACACGGAAGTGTCGCTTGACTCTCTGGACCTGCAAGTGAAAGAGATCCTGTCTCCCCAGTCTAAAG GTCTTTCTAATGGGTCCGAAACTACAGAGGTTGATGGTCTTCAAGGAATCCCCCTTTGTAGCTGCCGAATGGAAACTCCCAAAGAGGACGAAGTGACCGCTACGGCTGAAGATCGCTGCATGGCCGTCGAGAGCACAGACCAAGAG CTGAGCCGGTGTACGACAGAGGTCATCAAGTATGAGCTGATGAGACCGTCTAATAAAGTGCACCATCTGGTACTGTGCGAGGACCACAGGGGCAAGATGGTGAAGCACCAGTGTTGTCCTGGATGTGGATACTTCTGCACAGCG GGCACGTTCATGGAGTGCCAGCCTGAAACCAGCATCTCTCACAGATTCCATAAGCCTTGCGCCACTCAAGTCAACAATGCCAGCTACTGTCCACACTGCGGGGAAGAGATTTCCAAGGCTAAAGAGGTCACCATCGCGAAAGCAGATACCACTTCTACTGTGTGTACTGTGGCCGATGCTCCCACAGAAGACGTCCCGACTGAGGGTCAAGCGGACACTACAACAGAGAG TGATTTCACAGCCCAGAAAGCAGCAGATGATTCAAAGACAGACGTGCCCGCTCCTCAGTCCTGCGAAGTCTCAGAAGCTCACGCCGCGGGGAAATctccggtcttgtctcagggaccTGTGAAGGAGACTCTGGAGAGTGCTTTACTTGCACTGGACTCAGAAAA AGACAATGTCTCCTCTATTTCTAGGCCTAAGAAACTTCGCTTCCATCCCAAGCAGCTGTATTTCTCTGCAAGACAAGGCGAACTGCAGAAAGTGTTGATGATGCTTG tggatgGTATCGACCCCAACTTTAAGATGGAGCAGCATGGTAGGAGGACCCCTTTGCATGCTGCAGCAGAGATGGGACACACTGACATCTGCCACTTGCTTGTTCAG GCCGGAGCAAACCTGGATAACTGCTCTGAGGATCAGCGGACTCCATTGATGGATGCGGCCGAGAACAATCACCTGGAGACTGCGAAGTATCTGGTAAAGGCCGGAGCTTTGCTGGACCCCAAG GACGCCGAAGGCTCCACCGGTTTGCATTTGGCTGCAAAGAAAGGTCACTACGACATGGTGAAGTACCTGCTCACCAGCGATCAAATGGATGTCAGCTGCCAG GAGGAGAACATTTGCCTGCACTGGGCAGCGTTTGCAGGATCTGTTGAAATTGCCGAGATCCTTCTGGCCTCAAAATGTGACCTCAAAGCTGTCAACATACATGGAGACTCCCCTCTTCACATCGCTGCGCGGGAGAACCGATATGAATGTGTCAC GCTCTTCTTGGACCACGGCGCTGAGGTTAGCCTAAAAAACAAGGAGGGGGAAACCCCGCTGGAGTGCTGCAGCCCGAACTCTCAAGTCTGGACGGTGCTCAAGAAGAGCAGTAATTCATCTGAGAAGTCAAAGCAAGAGGAGGTTGTGATGAATAG ggacatATCCAGGGGCTACGAGAATGTCCCCATACCCTGCATCAATGGCGAAGACTCTGAATCTTGCCCCATCAATTACAAGTATGTCTCCCAGAACTGCGTGACCTCCCCGCTCAACGTGGACCGAAATATTACCCATCTTCAA tactgtgtgtgtatagacGACTGTTCCTCTAGTAACTGTATGTGCAGCCAGCTGAGCATGAGGTGTTGGTATGATAAG AGCGGGCGCCTTTTACCAGAATTCAACATGCTGGAACCGCCGCTTATTTTTGAATGTAACCACGCCTGCTCCTGCTGGAGGAACTGTCGCAACCGAGTGGTGCAGAATGGATTGAA AGTAAGATTACAGATGTTCCGGACCAAAAATATGGGCTGGGGAGTGCGGTCGCTGCAGGAGATTCCCATGGGGACATTTGTGTGCGA GTACGCAGGAGAGTTAATTTCGGATACGGAGGCAGATGTGCGGGAGGAGGATACCTATCTCTTTGATCTGGACAATAAG GACGGAGAGGTTTATTGCATTGACGCCCGATTCTACGGCAACATCAGTCGTTTCATCAACCACCTCTGCGAGCCCAACCTGCTTCCCGTCCGGGTGTTCATGTCCCATCAAGACCTGCGTTTCCCCCGCATTGCTTTTTTTAGCAGTAGACAGATCCACGCAGGAGAACAAATTGG TTTTGATTATGGCGACCGTTTCTGGGACATTAAGAGCAAGCTCTTCAGCTGCTGCTGTGGCTCCCCCAAGTGCAAGCACCCAGTGATGAAAGTCACCCCCCAGTGCCAGCCAGCAACACCCACAGAAGTACCACAAGAGAATGGTCTGCCAGACACCAGTtccaccaccacacacagccttTGCTGA
- the EHMT1 gene encoding histone-lysine N-methyltransferase EHMT1 isoform X4, with product MAQWPVVERVGVSKVESRKDLLKDITNSKEEVTDVMAGDENLPEKVGDTNGSCERTDSKEHTVSPHGGQDSTKLHNQDPNYKPCWVAENGICERDPGDLRQHPLKINSPMQTSVVGSNGYILNKSVGHQQQLRTSSSSPLSGHAAKTLPGAALKTKAASNVYVPTAPSPPQVGDQVQDESPKLTDSSVSDSKIHRARKTLPRSPCSSPVHKDSSESSEQMESMEDSAAKNGLESGNQLPVHQSSTTQELLPQGQSCVSSAKPQSASAASRKKKRRMGTYSLVPKKKTKILKQRTVLEMFKNMSNSSSSPKSDRDSEAPHMNGENVDMDSEEEYSEEPEEEDYNSGEQSVSENQEDDSASKDVTAETDSLKKVDDMESEVDEEAESMESQEEEEEEDDDESDLSSESSLQRKNQKKEKGHADSPWMKKNERTKGQSETKPNPPLAGEGDVQDTNTEYTEVSLDSLDLQVKEILSPQSKGLSNGSETTEVDGLQGIPLCSCRMETPKEDEVTATAEDRCMAVESTDQELSRCTTEVIKYELMRPSNKVHHLVLCEDHRGKMVKHQCCPGCGYFCTAGTFMECQPETSISHRFHKPCATQVNNASYCPHCGEEISKAKEVTIAKADTTSTVCTVADAPTEDVPTEGQADTTTESDFTAQKAADDSKTDVPAPQSCEVSEAHAAGKSPVLSQGPVKETLESALLALDSEKDNVSSISRPKKLRFHPKQLYFSARQGELQKVLMMLVDGIDPNFKMEQHGRRTPLHAAAEMGHTDICHLLVQAGANLDNCSEDQRTPLMDAAENNHLETAKYLVKAGALLDPKDAEGSTGLHLAAKKGHYDMVKYLLTSDQMDVSCQDDGGWTPMIWATEYKHVELVKLLHSSGADLNVRDNEENICLHWAAFAGSVEIAEILLASKCDLKAVNIHGDSPLHIAARENRYECVTLFLDHGAEVSLKNKEGETPLECCSPNSQVWTVLKKSSNSSEKSKQEEVVMNRDISRGYENVPIPCINGEDSESCPINYKYVSQNCVTSPLNVDRNITHLQYCVCIDDCSSSNCMCSQLSMRCWYDKSGRLLPEFNMLEPPLIFECNHACSCWRNCRNRVVQNGLKVRLQMFRTKNMGWGVRSLQEIPMGTFVCEYAGELISDTEADVREEDTYLFDLDNKDGEVYCIDARFYGNISRFINHLCEPNLLPVRVFMSHQDLRFPRIAFFSSRQIHAGEQIGFDYGDRFWDIKSKLFSCCCGSPKCKHPVMKVTPQCQPATPTEVPQENGLPDTSSTTTHSLC from the exons CGGGTTGGCGTAAGCAAAGTGGAATCCAGAAAGGATCTGCTGAAAGACATTACGAACAGCAAGGAAGAAG TGACAGATGTCATGGCAGGGGACGAAAACTTGCCCGAAAAAGTCGGCGACACTAATGGATCTTGCGAGAGAACTGACTCGAAGGAGCACACGGTATCCCCACATGGTGGGCAGGACAGCACAAAACTGCATAATCAGGACCCTAATTACAAACCCTGTTGGGTGGCGGAGAACGGCATCTGTGAAAGAGACCCGGGAGACCTCCGACAACACCCGCTGAAAATAAACAGtcccatgcagacttctgtggtggGGAGCAATGGATATATATTAAACAAATCTGTTGGCCATCAACAGCAATTACGGACCTCAAGCTCCTCTCCGCTAAGCGGCCACGCTGCAAAGACTCTTCCCGGAGCTGCCCTCAAGACTAAAGCGGCCTCCAATGTATATGTACCCACAGCCCCTTCTCCCCCTCAGGTGGGAGACCAAGTTCAAGACGAGAGCCCAAAGCTAACGGATTCTTCTGTGTCCGACTCGAAAATTCACAGGGCGCGGAAAACCCTGCCAAGGTCCCCCTGCAGTTCG CCTGTACATAAGGATTCCAGTGAGTCGTCAGAGCAGATGGAAAGCatggaagactctgctgccaaaaACGGTTTGGAGAGTGGGAATCAGTTGCCCGTACATCAGTCCAGCACAACACAAGAGCTTCTACCTCAGGGTCAGAGCTGTGTCTCGTCAGCAAAGCCGCAGTCAG CTTCTGCGGCATCTCGGAAAAAGAAGCGACGGATGGGAACGTACAGTCTGGTCCCGAAAAAGAAGACCAAAATATTGAAGCAGAGAACGGTCCTGGAGATGTTCAAGAACATGTCAAATTCATCTTCGAGTCCAAAG AGCGACAGGGATTCTGAGGCTCCTCACATGAATGGAGAAAACGTAGACATGGATTCAGAAGAGGAATACTCCGAGGAGCCGGAGGAAGAGGATTATAACAGTGGGGAACAAAGTgtctctgaaaaccaagaggacgACAGTGCTTCCAAAGACGTCACAGCGGAGACCGACAGCCTGAAGAAG GTGGATGACATGGAATCTGAAGTGGATGAGGAGGCTGAGTCCATGGAGtcccaagaggaagaggaggaagaagatgatGATGAATCAGATTTA AGCTCAGAATCCAGTTTACAGAGGAAGAATCAGAAAAAGGAAAAAGGCCATGCCGATAGTCCGTGGATGAAAAAGAACGAGAGGACGAAAGGGCAAAGCGAAACAAAGCCTAACCCACCCCTTG CTGGTGAAGGTGACGTCCAGGACACCAACACAGAGTACACGGAAGTGTCGCTTGACTCTCTGGACCTGCAAGTGAAAGAGATCCTGTCTCCCCAGTCTAAAG GTCTTTCTAATGGGTCCGAAACTACAGAGGTTGATGGTCTTCAAGGAATCCCCCTTTGTAGCTGCCGAATGGAAACTCCCAAAGAGGACGAAGTGACCGCTACGGCTGAAGATCGCTGCATGGCCGTCGAGAGCACAGACCAAGAG CTGAGCCGGTGTACGACAGAGGTCATCAAGTATGAGCTGATGAGACCGTCTAATAAAGTGCACCATCTGGTACTGTGCGAGGACCACAGGGGCAAGATGGTGAAGCACCAGTGTTGTCCTGGATGTGGATACTTCTGCACAGCG GGCACGTTCATGGAGTGCCAGCCTGAAACCAGCATCTCTCACAGATTCCATAAGCCTTGCGCCACTCAAGTCAACAATGCCAGCTACTGTCCACACTGCGGGGAAGAGATTTCCAAGGCTAAAGAGGTCACCATCGCGAAAGCAGATACCACTTCTACTGTGTGTACTGTGGCCGATGCTCCCACAGAAGACGTCCCGACTGAGGGTCAAGCGGACACTACAACAGAGAG TGATTTCACAGCCCAGAAAGCAGCAGATGATTCAAAGACAGACGTGCCCGCTCCTCAGTCCTGCGAAGTCTCAGAAGCTCACGCCGCGGGGAAATctccggtcttgtctcagggaccTGTGAAGGAGACTCTGGAGAGTGCTTTACTTGCACTGGACTCAGAAAA AGACAATGTCTCCTCTATTTCTAGGCCTAAGAAACTTCGCTTCCATCCCAAGCAGCTGTATTTCTCTGCAAGACAAGGCGAACTGCAGAAAGTGTTGATGATGCTTG tggatgGTATCGACCCCAACTTTAAGATGGAGCAGCATGGTAGGAGGACCCCTTTGCATGCTGCAGCAGAGATGGGACACACTGACATCTGCCACTTGCTTGTTCAG GCCGGAGCAAACCTGGATAACTGCTCTGAGGATCAGCGGACTCCATTGATGGATGCGGCCGAGAACAATCACCTGGAGACTGCGAAGTATCTGGTAAAGGCCGGAGCTTTGCTGGACCCCAAG GACGCCGAAGGCTCCACCGGTTTGCATTTGGCTGCAAAGAAAGGTCACTACGACATGGTGAAGTACCTGCTCACCAGCGATCAAATGGATGTCAGCTGCCAG GATGATGGAGGCTGGACCCCAATGATTTGGGCTACAGAATACAAGCACGTGGAGCTAGTTAAGCTGTTACATTCCAGTGGAGCTGACCTCAACGTCCGGGATAAT GAGGAGAACATTTGCCTGCACTGGGCAGCGTTTGCAGGATCTGTTGAAATTGCCGAGATCCTTCTGGCCTCAAAATGTGACCTCAAAGCTGTCAACATACATGGAGACTCCCCTCTTCACATCGCTGCGCGGGAGAACCGATATGAATGTGTCAC GCTCTTCTTGGACCACGGCGCTGAGGTTAGCCTAAAAAACAAGGAGGGGGAAACCCCGCTGGAGTGCTGCAGCCCGAACTCTCAAGTCTGGACGGTGCTCAAGAAGAGCAGTAATTCATCTGAGAAGTCAAAGCAAGAGGAGGTTGTGATGAATAG ggacatATCCAGGGGCTACGAGAATGTCCCCATACCCTGCATCAATGGCGAAGACTCTGAATCTTGCCCCATCAATTACAAGTATGTCTCCCAGAACTGCGTGACCTCCCCGCTCAACGTGGACCGAAATATTACCCATCTTCAA tactgtgtgtgtatagacGACTGTTCCTCTAGTAACTGTATGTGCAGCCAGCTGAGCATGAGGTGTTGGTATGATAAG AGCGGGCGCCTTTTACCAGAATTCAACATGCTGGAACCGCCGCTTATTTTTGAATGTAACCACGCCTGCTCCTGCTGGAGGAACTGTCGCAACCGAGTGGTGCAGAATGGATTGAA AGTAAGATTACAGATGTTCCGGACCAAAAATATGGGCTGGGGAGTGCGGTCGCTGCAGGAGATTCCCATGGGGACATTTGTGTGCGA GTACGCAGGAGAGTTAATTTCGGATACGGAGGCAGATGTGCGGGAGGAGGATACCTATCTCTTTGATCTGGACAATAAG GACGGAGAGGTTTATTGCATTGACGCCCGATTCTACGGCAACATCAGTCGTTTCATCAACCACCTCTGCGAGCCCAACCTGCTTCCCGTCCGGGTGTTCATGTCCCATCAAGACCTGCGTTTCCCCCGCATTGCTTTTTTTAGCAGTAGACAGATCCACGCAGGAGAACAAATTGG TTTTGATTATGGCGACCGTTTCTGGGACATTAAGAGCAAGCTCTTCAGCTGCTGCTGTGGCTCCCCCAAGTGCAAGCACCCAGTGATGAAAGTCACCCCCCAGTGCCAGCCAGCAACACCCACAGAAGTACCACAAGAGAATGGTCTGCCAGACACCAGTtccaccaccacacacagccttTGCTGA